DNA sequence from the Devosia lacusdianchii genome:
GGCGGCCAGTTCTGCGTGCAGGTCTTCTTCTTCCGCGCCTTCCAGAACTGGGGCAATTACCCCTATCGCCCGCGCGCCGACGCCAGCCTTACCGACGCCGAAGTGCTCGAAGCCTTCATCGGCCAGTTCTACGAAAATCGTACTCCGGCCCGCCTGGTCCTCATCAGCCACGATCTGGCCGAACCCGACGTCATGGAGGAAGCCCTTTCCACCCGCGCCGGCCGCCGCGTCTATATCGAACAGCCCAAGCGCGGCGAAAAGCGCGACCTGGTCAACCACGCGCTCAACAATGCCCGCGAGGCCCTCGGTCGTCAGCTCGCCGAAGGCGCCACCAATCGCCAGCTGCTCGAAGGCGTGGCCGAAACCTTCGGCCTCGAAGAGGTTCCGCGCCGCATCGAAGCCTATGACAATTCGCATATCTCGGGCACCAACATGGTCGGCGCCATGGTGGTGGCCGGCGAGGAAGGTTTCTCCAAGAAGCACTACCGCACCTTCAACATCAAATCCGACATCGCGGCCGGCGACGACTTCGGCATGATGCGCGAAGTGTTGACGCGGCGCTTCACCCGCCTGGTCAACGAGAGCGAAGACGACACCGAGGACGAAGCCACAGGCATGCCGGACTGGCCCGACGTGGTTTTCATCGACGGCGGCGCCGGGCAGATGAGCGCGGTGCGCGAAGTCATCGCCGAAATGAACCTGCCCAGGGAAGTGATCTTCATCGGCATCGCCAAGGGCGAAGAGCGCGACGCCGGCCGCGAGAAATTCCACATGGAGGGCCGGGAGCCGTTCATGCTGCCGCATCGCGATCCGGTGCTCTACTACGTCCAGCGCCTGCGCGATGAAGTGCACCGCTTCGCCATCGGCACCCATCGCGCCAAGCGCAACAAGGCCCAGATCAAGAACCCGCTCGACGAAATCGACGGCATCGGCCCGACCCGCAAGCGGGCCCTGCTCAACCATTTCGGCTCCGCCAAAGCCGTCGGCCGCGCCAGCCTGACTGATCTTGAGTCCGTGCCGACCATCTCAAGCGCCATGGCGCAGTTGATCTACGATCATTTCAATCGGTCGGCGGGGTGACGCTTCCTCACCTCGCACCGGCCGTCACCCTCGGGCCTGACCCGGGCTCTACACTTACGAAACGTTCGGTAAGTACAGTCCCCTCGGGTCAAGCCCGAGGGTGACGATCGAGTGTGGACCGCGCTTCCGCTCGCCACCCCCACTCTGTTCTCCTTAACCCAACAAGCGTAACCTCCCCACAAGGGAGGAGCCCACCATGCTGCATGCAGTTCCGGTCGAGGAAAAACCCGCGCTTGAAACCGGCGTTGTCGCCGCCAGCGTCTATGCCGATGGCCATCGCCTGACCGATATCGCCGTCGACGAGGCCGGCGCCTGGGCCAAGCGCCCCGCCCACGTCGTCTGGATCGGCCTGCTCGAACCCAGCCCCGAACTCCTCGCCCGCGTGCAGGTCCAGTTCGGCCTCCACGATCTCGCCATCGAGGATGCCGGCCAGCCCCATCAGCGGCCCAAGCTCGAACAATATGGCGACTGCGTTTTCATCGTCGCCCGCACCGCCCATATGCTCGAGGGCCGCATAAGCTTCGGGGAAACCCACATCTTCGTCGGCCGCGGCTACATCGTCTCCGTCCGCCACGGCGCCTCGACGTCCTACGCCCCGGTCCGCCAGCGCGCCGAATCCTGCCCCAAAGTGCTGTCCCATGGCGAGGATTACATCCTCTACGCCCTGCTCGATTTCATCGTCGACAATTACATGCCGGTCCTCGAAACCATGAATACCGAGGTCGAGGCCATCGAGGATCAGGTGTTTGCAGGCGAGCTGACCCAGATCCAGGTGCAGCGCCTCTACATGCTGCGCCGCGACCTGCTCCGCCTGCGTAACGCCGCTTCCGCCCTGGTCGACGTCTGCCGCCGCGTGCAGCATGTCGAGGTCCGCCCGATCGAGGCCTCGATGCAGCCGCTGTTCCGCGACGTCACCGACCACATCCGCCGCGTACAGGACGAAATCGACGCCCTGCGCGAAGTCCTGGCCTTCGCCTTCGAGGCCTCCATGATGGCCGGCCAGGTGCAGCAGACCCATATCTCCCGCCGCCTCGCCGCCTGGGCCGCCATCCTCGCCGTCCCCACCGCCGTCGCCGGCATTTACGGCATGAACTTCGAATTCATGCCCGAGCTCAAATGGCAATACGGCTACCTGGTCGTCCTCACCGCCGTTGCCACGATCTGCATCACTCTCTATGTCAGGTTGCGCCGCAGCGGCTGGCTGTAACGCCACGCGCCAAATTTCATCGAGGCCGAGATGGCAAAATCCTCGCAGTCACTCAGCGATTCCGACCGACGCCTTGTCGCCGCGTGGGGAGCGGACTGTGCCGAACGCGTCCTGTGGATTTTTGAGGCCGAAAGACCGGCCGACGACCGCCCCCGCGCCGCCATCGCCCGGACCCGTGCCTATGCGCGCGGCGAGCTGGATACGGCCGAGGAAATCCGCCAGCGCTTTGCCGGCGGCAGCGCTGCCAGCGAGGCGAAATCTCTCGCCGCTGCCGCAGCCGCGCGAGCCGCCGGTCAAGCGGCAGCCATTTGCCATATGGGAGCCCATGCCCTGGGCGCCGCGGCCTATGCGGCCAAGGCCATCGGCCTGAGCGCCCCGGACGACCCCGAGGCCATCCCCAACGAGATCCGCTGGCAGCTCAAGCAGCTGACGGCCGGGATGCGCACCGCCCTGCTTACCCTCCCGCCCATTGGCCAGGACCGCTCGGGCCCTCTGGGCCCGGGCCTGCTCGCCTCCGGCCAACTCGGCGTCATTATCCGCGACTTGCAGCATGGCCTTGACACCGAACTGGACTAGGCAGCCGCCTGGCCACCATCACCGGCACGTCACAAAACCTTCACGCGCCCCGAGAATCGGCTAGCTTCCTCCTCGCGAGGAAATCATCATGACCGGCATCATCACTGCCAGCGGGGTCGTCAAGACCTTCCGCCAGCCGAAGCGTTTTCCTGGGCTTGGCGGGGCGGTCAAGAGCCTATTCAGCCGCGAATTCACCGAAGTGCGGGCCGTCGTCGATATCAGCTTCAACATCGATGCCGGCGAAGCCGTCGGCTATCTCGGCCCCAATGGGGCCGGCAAATCCACCATGATCAAGATGATGACCGGCATCCTGGTCCCCTCGGCGGGCACCCTCTCCGTGCTCGGCCGCACACCGCACGAGCAGCGCATGGTCAACGCCTCCGAGATCGGCGTCGTCTTCGGCCAACGCAGCCAGCTCTGGTGGGACCTGCCGGTGCGCGACAGCTTCGAGCTCAATCGCCGTATCTACGACATTAGTGAGGTCCGCTACACCGACAACCTGGCCTATCTCTCCCAGATGCTGGCCATGGATGCCTACCTCGATCGCCCGGTGCGTCAGCTCAGTCTCGGCCAGCGCATGCGCGCCGAGATCGCCATGGCGCTGCTGCACGATCCAAAAATCCTGTTCCTCGACGAACCCACAATCGGCCTCGACGTGGTCGCCAAGGATGCGGTGCGCAAATTCCTCTCCGAGGTGAACCGCCAGCGCGGCACCACCATTATCCTCACCACCCACGATCTGCAGGACATCGAGGAAATCTGCCCGCGCCTGATCATGGTCGATGACGGCAAGCTGTTATTCGACGGAGAACTCGGCCGGCTCCGCGCCAGCCTCGGCACGCGGCGCCGCCTCACGCTCGAATTCGGCACCGATCCCGGCCCGATCGCCCTCACCACCGCCAGCCTCGCCACCGATCAAGGTGCCATCAAGCACTTCCTGCTCGACAGCGAAGAGACCTCAATTCTCGACGTGCTGACCGAACTCGGCTCCGGCTACGATCTCAAGGACGTCGCCCTGCACGAACCGGCCATCGAGGAGGTTATCCGCACCTTCTACCAGCAGAAGCCAAATCTGGTGGCAGCGGGATGAAGACCCTCGCCTATTCCGCCTTCACCGCCAACGCCTTCCAGACCCGGCTGGCCTACCGCAATCAGGTCTGGGCCGGTGCCTTTGGCGATCTCGTCTTCATCTTTGCCCGCATCGCCATCTGGATTTCCGTCTTCGGCGCCGCTGCCACCTCCAGCGTTGACGGCGTCACCCTGCCCGAAATGATCACCTATGCCCTCTTGGCCGGACCCATTCTCTACTGGGACTACTCGCGTCTGCTCAGCGATGTCGATACCGTCGTGCGCACGGGCGATATCGCAGTCTACCTGCTCAAGCCCCTGCACTATCCCGGCTTCCTGCTCGCCAGTCATTTCGGCAATTTCATCTTCGAATTCCTGGCAATGACCGTGCCGGTCGCGCTGATCGTGGGCCTCACCTTCGGCCTTGTCCCACCTGCCGGCCTGTTCCACGGCCTTGCCTTCCTCGCCTATTGGGCGCTGTCCTTCATGATGCTCTTCACCCTGGCGACGCTACTGGGCCTGGCGGCATTCTGGTTGATGACCGCACATTCGCTGGACTGGTTCTTCGGCAGCATCATGACCCTGCTGTCGGGCGGCCTCGTCCCGCTCTGGTTCTTTCCCGGCTGGCTCGCCGCCATTGCCGGCCACCTGCCCTTCGCCTGGGTTTCCTACTATCCGGCCGCAGTCTATCTGGGCAAACTCGCGCCCCTCCAAACACTGATCTATTTCGGCGTTGGCCTGCTCTGGCTCGCCGCCTTGATGGGCACTCTGGCCTGGCTCTGGGGCCGCGCCCGGCACCGCCTCGTCGTGCAGGGAGGCTGACCCATGGCCCGCTCCCTTGCCGTCATCCCACACCTGGTCGGCACCTACATCCGCACGAGGACCGAATATCCCACCGCCATGATCCTCGGCTGGGTGTCGCAATTCGTCTCCTACGCCGCCATGTACACCGCCATAGCCCTGATCCTCGCCCGCTTCGGCGTCCTCGGCGGCTGGCTCTGGCCCGAAATCGCGCTGCTGCTCAGCTTCCACCTGCTCGGCTATTCCCTTGGCGCCGCTTTCAGCTTCACCCAGTTCCGCGAAATGGAAGAACTGGTGCGCAAGGGCACCATGGACGCCATTCTGGTCAAGCCGATCAGTCCGTGGACCTATCTGGTCTTTTCCGGCCTCAATATCGGCTATGCCGGCCACGTCGTGCTGGCTATCGGCCTCATGGCCTGGGCGCTGACCCAGGTGCAGATCGGGTGGTCGGTTCCGATAGCGCTCTATCTGCTGGCGACCCTGGCCGGGGCCTGCATGATCGTCTGCGCCGTCATGACCATGATCGGCGCTACCGCGCTCGTCTGGGTGCGCTCACGCCACCTCTATTCGATCTTCTTTGGCTTTTGGGAACTGGCGCGCTACCCGCTCAACATCTTCCCGCTTCCCCTGCAGGTACTGATGCTCACCATCGCGCCGCTCGGCTTCATGGCCTATGTCCCGGTCGCAGTGGCCCTCGGCAAACCGGTGCCGCTGCTCGGCGACTGGGCCGGCCCCGCCTCGCTGCTCGCTGGCCCGATCGCCGTGCTCATCGCCATGGCCCACTGGCGCTACTGCCTGCGCAACTACCAGGGCGCCGGCGGCTAACCCAGCAGTAGACCTCATGGTGAGCCTGTCGAACCACGAGGTCGTGCCACCGAAAACTCAGCCTCGACAACCCCAGATTCTCACGCTACACCTTTCACCATGATCCGTTCCGCCGCCACTTTCTCGTTTTGGTTTAGCTATCCGCTCCCGGCGGAGGCTACCGCGCGCTTGATCTGATCTCACAAGATACGACCAAACCCGAAGCCAGCCGCCCCCTTCCCGAGGCGGCTTTTTTGTTGGCCGCCTCGCCCAAAAATCCCCGAGGAGACCACAAGTGCTGAAATCCACCGACGACCTGCGCATCCGCGCCATCAAGGAGCTGACCACCCCGATCGAGGTCATGCGACAACATCCGCGTACCGACGCCGCCACCCGCACCGTCATCAGCGCCCGCCACGCCTTCCATAATATTCTCGCCGGCAATGACGACCGCCTCGCCGTCGTCGTCGGCCCCTGCTCCATTCACGATCCCGCCGCGGCGCTGGATTACGCCAAGCGCCTCGTCGCGCTGCGCGCCTCCCTGGGCGACCGGCTCGAGATCATCATGCGCGTCTATTTCGAAAAGCCCCGCACCACCGTCGGCTGGAAGGGCCTCATCAACGACCCCAACCTCGATGGCAGCTTCGACATCGACACCGGCCTCCACACCGCCCGCGCCCTGCTGCTCGACGTCGCCAACCTCGGCATCCCGGCCGCATGCGAATTCCTCGACATGACCACGCCGCAATACATTGCCGACCTCGTGAGCTGGGCCGCCATCGGCGCCCGCACCACCGAAAGCCAGATTCACCGCGAACTGGCCTCCGGCCTGTCCTGCCCGGTCGGCTTCAAGAACGGCACCGACGGCAATGTGAAGATCGCCCTTGACGCGGTGAGCTCGGCCAGTCAGCCGCATCACTTCCTGGCGGTGACCAAGGATGGCCACTCCGCCATCGCGGCAACCACAGGCAACGAGGATTGCCACATCATCCTGCGCGGCGGCAAAACCACCAATTACGACGCCGCCAGCGTCGACGCCGCTGCCAAGGCTGCCGAAAAATCCGGGCTGCCGCCAGTGATCATGATCGACGCCAGCCACGCCAACTCCTCCAAGAACCCGGAAAACCAGCCAATCGTCCTGGCCGACATCGGGGCCCAGATGGCATCCGGTGACCGCCGCATCATCGGCGTCATGATCGAATCCAACCTCGTCGCCGGACGGCAGGACCTCGTCGAAGGCCGCAGCCTCGTCTACGGCCAGTCGATCACCGACGGCTGCATCGACTGGGATACCACGGTGGTGGCGCTGGAGGCACTGGCCGAAGCGGTGACGCAACGGCGGGCGGCAACGAACCAGCAGGTGGCGTAAGCAAGAATACCCCCTCCTAACCGGGAGGAACCCCACCGGGCTTTCGAAGATCTTGCCACGTTCTCAATCGGTCCCTCCCCCTATCAGGGGGAGGCTAGGAGGGGGTACCTCACGAAGACTCAACTTCGCCACACCTTGACCCCCTCCGCCCATTCCTGTTCTGTCCCCCCATGGCCAGAAACCCGCTCTTCCTCGTCCCGAACATTATCACCATCGCCCGCATCCTGGCGATCATCCCGATCGTTGCGCTGGTGATGAACGGCGACGTCATCCTGCGCCTGATTGCTCTGGTCATCTACGTCATCGCCGCCGCCAGCGACTGGCTCGACGGTTACCTGGCGCGCGCCTGGAACCAGTATTCCCCTCTCGGCCGCATGCTCGACCCCATAGCCGACAAGCTGCTGGTCGGCATCCTCATCGCCGCCCTCGCATGGGATGGCAGCTTTTCGGGCTGGGACATGATCCCGGCCTGCGCCATCCTCTTCCGCGAGTTCTTCGTCTCCGGCCTGCGCGAATTCCTCGGCAACGTGAAAGTGGTCCTGCCAGTGAGCTGGCTCGCCAAATGGAAGACCACCATCCAGCTCGTCGCCCTCGCCATCGTGCTGCTGGAACGCATCGTGCCCGGCCTGCGCCTGACCAGCGACATCGCTTTGTGGGCCGCGGGTGCGCTAACCCTGTGGACCGGTTTCCAGTATCTACGCGCCAGCTGGCCGCATCTGGTCGAAGACCAGAAATGAAGATTCTCTACTTCGCCTGGCTGCGCGAACGCCTCAATCGCGGCGAGGAAGAGGTTTCGCCGCCAGCAACGGTCGCCACCATCGCCGACCTGATCGACTGGCTCGCCGCCCGCGACGAAGCCTTCGCCCTTGCCGTCGAAAAGCGCGCCCTGATCAAAGCCGCCGTTGACGCCAAGCTGGTCCCACACACCGCGTCGATAACGGGCGCAAAGGTCGTGGCGCTGTTCCCGCCGATGACGGGCGGCTGAGATGACCGTCCGCGTCTCCCCCGCCCCCTTCGATCCCGGCGCCGAAACCAACGCCTTCCTCAAGGCCGGCAATGGCGCCGGCGCCGCCGTCACCTTCACCGGCGTCGTCCGCAGCAAGTCCGACGACCCGATCACCGCCCTGACGCTCGAATGCTATCCAGAACTGGCCATCAACCAGCTCAACGACATAGTCGCCAGGGCAACGACCCGCTTCGACCTGTTGGCGGCCACCATCATCCACCGCTACGGCACCCTCGGCCCCGGCGAACCCATCGTCCAGGTGATGACCCTATCCCCCCACCGCGACCCCGCCTTCAAGGCCGCCGAATTCCTGATGGACTACCTCAAGACCGACGCCCCGTTCTGGAAACAGGAAACAGGTCCGAGGGGCACGCACTGGGTCGAGGCCAAAGCCGAAGACGACGCCGCCAAGGCGCGGTGGGAATAGCGGTGTGAACTTTCCAAACTACTTCGCAGCGACATTGCGCCCCCATCCACCGCGCGTCACCATCGGGTCAAGCCCGAGGGTGACGGCCAGTGGTTGGCCGGCAAATGCAATGCAACACAGCGAAACCAACAAAAAAGCCGGGCACTTGGCCCGGCTTCTTCACAAATCGATTCCGCTTATTCCGCCGCAACCCGCTTGGGCTGGACCTCGGCGCTATACGCATCGATCAGCGTGCGGCAACCCTCTGCCGGCTTGAACTTGTACTGCCCGATCTCGCTCACCGGCGTCACTTCCGCGGCGGTGCCCGTCAGGAAGCACTCGTCGAAATCGCCAAGCTCTTCCGGCATGATGTGGCGCTCGGTGACCGTATAGCCGTTGCGCTTGGCCAGCTCGATCAGCGTCTGCCGGGTGATACCATTGAGGAAGCAATCCGGCGTCGGCGTGGTGATGTCCTTGCCCTTGATAAAGAACACGTTGGCGCCCGTGGCTTCCGCCACATAGCCCCGATAGTCCAGCATCAGCGCATCGGCATAGCCATTGGCCATGGCCGCGTCCTTGGACAGCGTGCAGATCATGTAGAGACCGGCCGCCTTGGCAGACGACGGGATCGTCTCCGGCGACGGGCGCTTCCACTTGCTCCATTCGAGGCGGATGCCCTTTAGTTTCTCTTCAACCGAGAAATAGCTCGGCCACACCCATGCGGCGATCGCCAGATGCACCGTATTGTTGCGCGCCGGAACGCTGAGCTCTTCCGAACCACGCCATGCGACGGGGCGGATATAGGCGTCAACCAGGCCGTTCTTTTCGAGAACGGCGCGCTTGGCCTCCTCGATCTGGTCGACCGACCACGGCATTGGCATGTCGAGCGTCTTGGCCGAACGGATCAGCCGTTCGGTGTGTTCGCGCGACTTGAAAATCTCGCCGCCATACGCACGCTCGCCTTCGAACACTGAGCTGGCGTAATGCAGCCCGTGCGTCAGCACGTGAATCTTCGCGTCTTTCCAAGGTTTGAATTCGCCATCAAACCAGATCCAGCCTTCACGCTGGTCCATGGGCACGCCGGCCATGATCCCTCTCCGCATATTTGTTTATTGGCTCGCCTGTGGCGAACAGCTTGGCGCCGATCATGCCCCAGGCCCAAGGCCTTGGCAAACCACAAAGGCTGAGGGATAAGACGGAACGGCGTCCTGATGGGAAGACAATGGCAGCGCACGATAAAAATGTCAACATAGCTGACATAAATTCCGCCCTGCCAAGCGGGGGTGAAACCCTGCCCCTCGACATCATGGGCCTGTTCTTTTTCGCCTATCGCGATTTCACTGGCGATGCCGACGCCCTGCTGGGCCGGCAGGACTTCGGCCGCGCCCATCACCGGGTGCTGTACTTCGTCAATCTGCGCCCCGGCATGCCCGTCGCCGACCTGCTCGACATCCTCAAGATCACCAAGCAGAGCCTGGCACGCGTTCTCCGCCAGTTGATCGACAACGGCTATGTCGAACAGAAAACCGGCCATTCCGACCGCCGCCAGCGCCTGCTCTTCGCCACCGAAAAGGGCCGCCAGTTCTTCCGGACCCTCTCGGCCACCCAGGCCAGCCGTATCGACGCCGCCATATCAAGCCTGCCCCCCGATTCGCGCCGCATCGTCACCCGCTTCCTGGTTGGCATGGTCGACCCCGACGACCGCAATGTGCTGGATCGGTTGAACCTGACGACCGGTCTCTAGATCGGTAGCCCCGTCCGCGCCTTCACCGTGCGAATACTCATATTCGAGTGAATACGCGCCACCCCCGGCAACCGCGCGCTGAGTCGCCGGTGCAGCCGCTCGAAGTCCTCGTGATCGCGACAAACCACCCGCAGGATATAGTCTGACTGCCCGGCCATCAGGTGGCACTCCAGCACCTCCGGAATATCCTGCACAGCGGTCTCGAACGCCTCCAGCGCCGCCTCGCTTTGGCTGATCAGCCCGACCTCGATGAAGAACTGCATCGAGTAGCCCAGCCGGCCTGCGCTCAACACGGCCCGGTAGCCCTCGATCAGTCCCTGTTCCTCCAGTGCCTTGAGACGCCGGTGGCAGGCCGAGGCTGACAAGCCCACCGCATCGCCAAGGACCTGCACGCTCTTTCGGCTATCGCTCTGCAAGGCGCGCAGCAGTTTCCGGTCCACGGCATCGATTTGCAATATCATCGCGATTTTTCTCGGCCTCCTCGAATGTCATTCGAGTTTGGCCAGGAATTGCACAAAAAACGCAAGCACATTCTGCCCGGAGCTTGATCTGTTGTGCGTCATAAGCATTGGGAGGAAAAAATGCTGATCGGCGTACCAAGAGAAATCAAAAACCATGAGTACCGGGTTGGCCTCACGCCCGAAAGCGTGGCGGAGCTGACCCATCTCGGACACCGGGTCCTGGTCGAAACCCAGGCTGGATCAGGCATCGGCGATAGCGACAATGACTACCGCGACGCCGGCGCCGAAATCGCCAACGACGCCCGCGTCGTGTTCGACGCCGCCGACATGATCGTCAAGGTCAAGGAGCCCCAGCCCGCCGAGCGGGCCATGCTCCGCAAGGACCAGATCCTCTTCACCTACCTCCACCTCGCGCCCGACCCGGAACAGACCCGCGATCTCGTCGCGTCGGGCGCAACCTGCATCGCCTATGAAACCGTGACCGACCCGACGGGCGCCCTGCCCTTGCTGAAGCCGATGAGCCAGGTCGCCGGCCGCATGGCGATCCAGGCAGGCGCTACGGCACTGGAAAAAGCTCATGGCGGTCGCGGCGTGTTGCTGGGCGGCGTGCCCGGGGTACAACCAGGCAAGGTCGTCATTCTCGGCGGTGGCGTCGTCGGCTTCCACGCGGCCGAAAACGCCGTCGGGCTACAGGCCGACGTGACCATTCTCGACAAGAGCCCCCTCGCCCTCGAACGGCTCGCCAGCCACTTCGGCGCCAAAGCTCGCGTGCTCTATTCCAACAAGGCGTCCATCGCCGAGCATGTCGCCAATGCCGATCTGGTCATCGGCGCCGTACTGGTGCCCGGCGCCGCCGCACCCAAGCTGGTCACCCGAGCCATGCTCTCCACCATGAAAGCGGGTGCCGTGCTGGTCGACGTCGCCATCGATCAGGGGGGCTGCTTTGAAACCTCGCACGCCACCACCCACGCCGAACCCACCTACGTTGTCGACGGCATCGTCCACTATTGCGTGGCCAACATGCCCGGCGGTGTGGCGCGCACCTCCACTTACGCGCTCAACAACGCCACTCTGCCGCATGTGGCACGACTGGCAAATTTGGGTTGGAAGGACGCACTACGCGCCGATCCACACCTGCGCGCCGGCCTCAACATCTGGCATGGCAAAGTAACCTGCGCCCCGGTGGCGCAGGTTCTGGGCTACGAATTCGTTTCACCAGAAACGGCTCTGGCTATCTAAATGAGGCAAGCCCGGCGCGTAACCGCGCCGGGCCGCACGCGTCTAGTAAACGTAGATAGTCAGTTGTGCGCCCGAGCGCTTCACGGCGAAAACGCGATCAGTGCCGTAATTGCTCCGACCCAGCGACGTGCTGATCAGCGCATCAGACGCCACCGCGTTCTGCAGCACGGGCCCAAGCCCGGAGCCGGCGAGTTGACTGCTCAGCCAGACGCGAACCTCGGGACACACCTGCACCCTTTGGATCGCCACGTTCGATGCCCGCATCCACGAAGCGTCGACCTGCGTTGACCGGATCAGGCGAGCAATCTGGTTAGGCGAGGCTCCGTCGCACGCCGCGCCACCACCACTATTGGCCACACCGCTCCCGGAAAAGCCGGGATTGCTGGGCAATCCTGGATTCCCCGGCGCACCTGGATTGCCGGGTGAACCTGGATTGCCAGGTGCCCCGGGGCCGCCAGGTCCACCGGAATTTCCAGACCCGCCGACCGCGATCCCGATACCGAGGAGATTATCCCCGCCTACATTGGCGGTTACGCCCACGGTATCGTTGAGCAGATCAACATTGGCGTCGAGCAGACCGTTTCCGCTGCCGCTGGAGATATTGGCAGTCGCCAATCCTTCACTGCCGCCAACATTGAGATCGACCAAATTGCCGTCGCCTCCGCCGAGACCGACATTCACTAGGCCGCCGGACGACGCCTCACCAGATCCAAGAGTGACGAGCCCACCACCACCATCACCGCCGAGCAAGTTACCCAGCAGATCTTGAGCGTGAGAGGGCATAACTGCACCAGCAAGTAGGACGCTGGCGAAAACAACTGAAACAGCGTTACGCATAGACATCTCCTTCCAAGCAACCACTATGGTCACGAAGAAGGTACGAGCGATGTATTCCGCCTGTTTCAACTCCTCACCAGGCACGCGAATACATGGGAAACAGCGACATAAAGCGAGCGTAGAAATTTTCTTAGCTTGATATTACAAGTAAATGCTGATGTGTGGAAAAGTCGCAGCAATTTGTACGACCGTGAAAAAGGGCGCGAAACAGAGTTTCGCGCCCCCACCGGAGACACCACAAAGGAGCGTCAGCCTCTGCAGCAGTCCACCGATCGCTTGGCATCCAGGGAGGAAGCGGATGCCAAATCTGGTTCCGATTTGCAGCTCGCCGCAGCACGGTTCCCCCACTCAACGACACGAGCGGACAAGAGTTCCCACCACTTCTATCTGTGATCGGAAACAGGCCATGTGGCACCCCTCGAAAACGGCCACAATCGCCTTGCAGCCTGTTGCTCGACCGGGAGAAAAATCATGACCTCAAAGAGTTACCTGACTCCAATCGCCCTGCTGGGCACCCTCGCCCTCTTCGCCACACCAGCCATTGCCGATGGCGCCGTAGCCAATGACCTCGTGGGTACCAGTTGGCGACTAGTGGAGCTGAACGGGTCGCCAACCGATGACGCGATCAGTTCGACCCTTGTCATCTCGGCCGATAATGTGGGCGGCAATGGCGGATGCAATAGCTTTGGCGGCGACCTCAAGCTCACCCCCACAAGCATCGATATCCATCAAATCGTGTCCACCATGATGGCTTGCGATGGCCTGTCCCAGGAACAGGCCTACTTTGCCGCACTGGAAGCGGCCGACGGCTACAGCATCGTCGATGGCGATTTGGTCTTGAGCGGCCCCGGAGCATCCAGCCTCGCGCGCTTGTCGCCCGCCGAGTAAAAGCCCCGCGCCATTTCAGGCACGGGGCCGAGGTAGTGGTGCAAACAACCTCTGCCGAAGAATACTTCGGTGACCCGACCATAGTGCAAATTGCCTGTCGGGTCATCACTCAGCCGCAGAACGCACAAATATTAAGCACACCGCGAGAGTGCTGCTCAGATAATCAGCAATCGCCGACACCCCGCGAGAGGGCCCCGCTCGGCTGCCGCGTGCACACCATCAGCAATTGAAGCTGAATCAATGCTTTGAGCCTTCACGCCAAGCGCTGGCATGGCCTTTGCAACTACCTCGACGGTGCAAACACACATCTGTCGGAGGTAAACATGACAGTAGGAAACCGCGCGATTGCGGGGCTGGGGCTGGGCGTGGCTATGACTATGGGCGCAATTGCCATTCCGGCATTCGCCCAGGATGAGACAATCAAGGTTGGCGTCCTGCATTCGCTGTCGGGCACGATGGCCATTTCTGAGACG
Encoded proteins:
- a CDS encoding molybdenum cofactor biosynthesis protein MoaE, which encodes MTVRVSPAPFDPGAETNAFLKAGNGAGAAVTFTGVVRSKSDDPITALTLECYPELAINQLNDIVARATTRFDLLAATIIHRYGTLGPGEPIVQVMTLSPHRDPAFKAAEFLMDYLKTDAPFWKQETGPRGTHWVEAKAEDDAAKARWE
- a CDS encoding Lrp/AsnC family transcriptional regulator is translated as MILQIDAVDRKLLRALQSDSRKSVQVLGDAVGLSASACHRRLKALEEQGLIEGYRAVLSAGRLGYSMQFFIEVGLISQSEAALEAFETAVQDIPEVLECHLMAGQSDYILRVVCRDHEDFERLHRRLSARLPGVARIHSNMSIRTVKARTGLPI
- a CDS encoding MoaD/ThiS family protein, with protein sequence MKILYFAWLRERLNRGEEEVSPPATVATIADLIDWLAARDEAFALAVEKRALIKAAVDAKLVPHTASITGAKVVALFPPMTGG
- a CDS encoding 3-deoxy-7-phosphoheptulonate synthase → MLKSTDDLRIRAIKELTTPIEVMRQHPRTDAATRTVISARHAFHNILAGNDDRLAVVVGPCSIHDPAAALDYAKRLVALRASLGDRLEIIMRVYFEKPRTTVGWKGLINDPNLDGSFDIDTGLHTARALLLDVANLGIPAACEFLDMTTPQYIADLVSWAAIGARTTESQIHRELASGLSCPVGFKNGTDGNVKIALDAVSSASQPHHFLAVTKDGHSAIAATTGNEDCHIILRGGKTTNYDAASVDAAAKAAEKSGLPPVIMIDASHANSSKNPENQPIVLADIGAQMASGDRRIIGVMIESNLVAGRQDLVEGRSLVYGQSITDGCIDWDTTVVALEALAEAVTQRRAATNQQVA
- a CDS encoding ABC transporter permease; protein product: MARSLAVIPHLVGTYIRTRTEYPTAMILGWVSQFVSYAAMYTAIALILARFGVLGGWLWPEIALLLSFHLLGYSLGAAFSFTQFREMEELVRKGTMDAILVKPISPWTYLVFSGLNIGYAGHVVLAIGLMAWALTQVQIGWSVPIALYLLATLAGACMIVCAVMTMIGATALVWVRSRHLYSIFFGFWELARYPLNIFPLPLQVLMLTIAPLGFMAYVPVAVALGKPVPLLGDWAGPASLLAGPIAVLIAMAHWRYCLRNYQGAGG
- a CDS encoding MarR family winged helix-turn-helix transcriptional regulator, with the translated sequence MAAHDKNVNIADINSALPSGGETLPLDIMGLFFFAYRDFTGDADALLGRQDFGRAHHRVLYFVNLRPGMPVADLLDILKITKQSLARVLRQLIDNGYVEQKTGHSDRRQRLLFATEKGRQFFRTLSATQASRIDAAISSLPPDSRRIVTRFLVGMVDPDDRNVLDRLNLTTGL
- the pgsA gene encoding CDP-diacylglycerol--glycerol-3-phosphate 3-phosphatidyltransferase, which translates into the protein MARNPLFLVPNIITIARILAIIPIVALVMNGDVILRLIALVIYVIAAASDWLDGYLARAWNQYSPLGRMLDPIADKLLVGILIAALAWDGSFSGWDMIPACAILFREFFVSGLREFLGNVKVVLPVSWLAKWKTTIQLVALAIVLLERIVPGLRLTSDIALWAAGALTLWTGFQYLRASWPHLVEDQK
- a CDS encoding branched-chain amino acid aminotransferase — translated: MAGVPMDQREGWIWFDGEFKPWKDAKIHVLTHGLHYASSVFEGERAYGGEIFKSREHTERLIRSAKTLDMPMPWSVDQIEEAKRAVLEKNGLVDAYIRPVAWRGSEELSVPARNNTVHLAIAAWVWPSYFSVEEKLKGIRLEWSKWKRPSPETIPSSAKAAGLYMICTLSKDAAMANGYADALMLDYRGYVAEATGANVFFIKGKDITTPTPDCFLNGITRQTLIELAKRNGYTVTERHIMPEELGDFDECFLTGTAAEVTPVSEIGQYKFKPAEGCRTLIDAYSAEVQPKRVAAE